In Simplicispira sp. 125, one DNA window encodes the following:
- a CDS encoding EAL domain-containing protein: MQAPLRTHLLLPLLALTVPLAALLGYGAYRDTTEARSQALNAQRSLSAIVAADVGRKIEHARTTLLSMASSPRIRGLDAAQCNSVLAELHALTPDFPNLLLTDRQGRLVCSAVPTPHSPVPLADDPGWLQTLTSTQNFHIGPPHPSPVSGHWVSILSMPVRDAQGVVDGAVHLPMELRALDMALWTPNLPADSRYGIFDAQGVLLWRNQDPEAAIGTQPDWEMARRISASKNGVFEGPGLEGTVRFYATTKIPQTGWVAYFGLPSATITAEVRQRAITTAAAGALIVLALSLLAIALARRIEQPVRSLAEAARAFSRGDRQAYAQPQGPTELADLARDFNTMVADRLQAETQLQAQRQQLQAAKDRLDLAMHIARMGLWTWDLRTGMVQGDDTLVQIFGDQDSEQRPMSIEEWRGRTHPEDLAALGPPLAACLKGETEQFEVAQRVRHHDGHWLWGLWRGRVTERDAQGRGIAMMGSFHDITEQRQAHERLQLAASVFTHAREGITITDTRGTIIDVNDTFTRITGYSREEAIGNNPRMLQSGRQGPEFYASMWQSLTEHGHWTGEVWNRRKNGELFAEIITISAVRNPLGATTHYVALFTDITSIKENERKLERIAHYDALTGLPNRVLLADRLQQTMARCQRKGHSLAVAFIDLDGFKAVNDLHGHERGDDLLVALAQRLQSSLREGDTLSRMGGDEFVAVLSDLEHVRDCEPVLERMLRAAADPVRLGDQLFQVSASIGITLFPADGVAPDLLIRHADQAMYQAKQAGKNRYHLFDVEQDTAVKTQREEIARLRRALAEQEFVLHYQPKVNMRTGQVIGAEALIRWSHPERGLLLPAAFLPAMQDHAITQDVGDWVIATALRQMADWQAQGLSLPVSVNIDAQHLQKEGFSHRLAALLAEQPQVPPSLLELEILETSALEDIAEVSAIMHRCQAMGVRFALDDFGTGYSSLTYLKRLGAEVIKIDQSFVRDMQTDPDDLAIVQGVIGLAHAFHREVIAEGVETIAHGTLLLPLGCERAQGYGIARPMPASELPHWVQHWKPDHAWTAAFSL, translated from the coding sequence ATGCAAGCCCCGCTCCGCACCCATTTGCTGCTGCCGCTTCTGGCACTGACGGTGCCCCTGGCCGCGCTGCTGGGCTATGGCGCCTACCGTGACACGACCGAGGCCCGTAGCCAGGCGCTGAATGCACAGCGATCCTTGTCCGCCATCGTTGCCGCCGATGTGGGCCGCAAGATCGAACATGCCCGCACAACCCTGTTGAGCATGGCCTCCAGCCCCCGGATTCGCGGCCTGGACGCTGCGCAGTGCAACTCCGTCCTGGCCGAACTGCATGCGCTGACACCGGACTTTCCCAACCTGCTGCTCACCGACCGGCAGGGCCGGTTGGTCTGCTCGGCCGTACCGACACCGCACAGCCCGGTGCCGCTTGCGGACGATCCTGGCTGGCTCCAGACCCTGACGAGCACACAGAACTTTCACATCGGCCCACCCCACCCCAGCCCGGTGAGCGGCCACTGGGTTTCGATTTTGAGCATGCCCGTGCGCGATGCCCAGGGCGTGGTGGACGGGGCGGTGCACTTGCCCATGGAACTGCGGGCGCTGGACATGGCCCTCTGGACCCCGAACCTGCCCGCAGACAGCCGCTATGGCATCTTTGATGCCCAAGGTGTTTTGCTCTGGCGCAACCAGGACCCTGAGGCCGCCATTGGCACGCAGCCCGACTGGGAAATGGCGCGCCGCATCTCGGCCTCCAAGAACGGCGTTTTCGAAGGCCCGGGCCTGGAAGGCACCGTGCGCTTTTATGCCACCACGAAAATCCCGCAAACGGGCTGGGTGGCGTACTTCGGACTGCCCAGCGCCACTATCACGGCCGAGGTTCGCCAGCGGGCCATCACCACCGCTGCGGCGGGCGCGCTCATCGTCCTGGCACTGAGCCTGCTGGCCATCGCACTGGCACGCCGCATCGAGCAACCGGTGCGCAGCCTGGCCGAGGCGGCGCGCGCCTTCAGCCGGGGCGACCGGCAAGCCTATGCACAGCCCCAGGGCCCGACCGAGCTGGCGGACCTGGCCCGCGACTTCAACACCATGGTGGCCGACCGGCTGCAAGCGGAAACCCAGCTGCAAGCCCAGCGCCAGCAACTCCAGGCAGCCAAGGACCGGCTCGACCTGGCCATGCACATCGCACGCATGGGCCTGTGGACCTGGGATTTGCGCACCGGCATGGTCCAGGGCGACGACACACTGGTCCAGATTTTTGGTGACCAAGACTCCGAGCAACGGCCGATGTCCATCGAAGAATGGCGCGGCCGCACGCACCCTGAAGACCTGGCAGCCCTCGGCCCACCCCTGGCCGCCTGCCTCAAAGGTGAGACGGAGCAGTTTGAAGTGGCACAGCGCGTTCGGCACCACGATGGCCACTGGCTTTGGGGCCTGTGGCGTGGCCGCGTCACAGAGCGCGACGCCCAGGGACGGGGCATCGCGATGATGGGCTCGTTCCACGACATCACCGAGCAGCGACAGGCGCATGAACGCCTGCAACTGGCCGCCAGCGTGTTCACCCACGCCCGCGAGGGCATCACCATCACCGACACGCGCGGCACCATCATTGATGTGAACGACACGTTCACACGCATCACCGGCTACTCCCGAGAAGAAGCCATTGGCAACAACCCGCGCATGCTGCAGTCGGGCCGCCAGGGGCCCGAGTTTTATGCCTCCATGTGGCAAAGCCTGACGGAACACGGGCACTGGACGGGCGAGGTGTGGAACCGCCGGAAAAACGGCGAACTGTTTGCCGAAATCATCACCATCAGCGCCGTACGCAACCCGCTGGGTGCAACAACGCACTATGTGGCGCTCTTCACCGACATCACCTCCATCAAGGAAAACGAGCGCAAGCTCGAACGCATTGCGCACTACGACGCGCTGACCGGCCTGCCCAACCGGGTGCTGCTGGCCGACCGCCTGCAGCAAACCATGGCACGTTGCCAGCGCAAGGGGCATTCGCTGGCCGTGGCCTTCATCGACCTGGACGGTTTCAAGGCCGTCAACGACCTGCATGGCCACGAGCGCGGCGATGATCTGCTCGTCGCGCTGGCGCAGCGCCTGCAATCGTCCTTGCGCGAAGGCGACACCCTTTCGCGCATGGGTGGCGACGAATTTGTGGCTGTGCTCTCCGACCTGGAACACGTGCGTGACTGCGAACCCGTGCTGGAGCGCATGCTGCGCGCCGCCGCCGACCCGGTGCGCCTGGGCGACCAGCTCTTCCAGGTTTCGGCCAGCATTGGCATCACCCTGTTTCCCGCCGACGGCGTGGCGCCAGACCTTCTCATCCGCCATGCCGACCAGGCCATGTACCAGGCCAAGCAGGCTGGCAAGAACCGTTACCACCTGTTCGATGTGGAGCAGGACACGGCCGTGAAGACGCAGCGCGAGGAAATCGCGCGCCTGCGCCGGGCGTTGGCCGAGCAAGAATTCGTGCTGCACTACCAGCCCAAAGTCAACATGCGCACCGGCCAGGTGATCGGGGCCGAGGCCCTGATCCGCTGGAGCCACCCGGAACGCGGTCTGCTGCTACCGGCCGCTTTTCTGCCGGCGATGCAAGACCACGCCATCACCCAGGATGTGGGCGACTGGGTGATTGCCACAGCCCTGCGCCAGATGGCCGACTGGCAGGCGCAGGGGCTGAGCCTGCCGGTCAGCGTGAACATTGACGCCCAGCATCTGCAAAAAGAAGGCTTCAGCCATCGCCTGGCAGCCTTGCTGGCCGAGCAGCCCCAGGTACCACCCAGCCTCCTGGAACTGGAAATCCTGGAGACCAGCGCACTGGAAGACATCGCAGAAGTGTCCGCCATCATGCACCGCTGCCAAGCGATGGGCGTGCGCTTTGCGCTGGACGACTTTGGCACAGGCTACTCGTCACTCACCTACCTCAAACGCCTGGGCGCCGAGGTCATCAAGATCGACCAGAGTTTTGTGCGCGACATGCAGACCGACCCCGACGACCTGGCCATCGTCCAGGGCGTGATCGGCCTGGCCCACGCCTTTCACCGCGAAGTGATAGCCGAAGGCGTGGAGACCATTGCCCACGGCACGCTGCTGCTGCCCCTGGGCTGTGAACGCGCACAAGGCTACGGCATTGCGCGCCCCATGCCCGCCAGCGAACTGCCGCACTGGGTGCAGCACTGGAAACCCGACCACGCCTGGACGGCGGCATTCAGCCTGTGA
- a CDS encoding HAD family phosphatase: MKFEAILFDCDGVLVDSEPITNGVLCAMLGEAGWALSSEECMRLFIGKTVRSEAARIEAHTGQPLTDAWMADFYARRNARLDAELLAIDGAVAAVQAVHAALGGRIACASGADRFKVEMQLQKVGLAPYFAGRIFSGHEMPATKPAPDVYLAAAAALGVPPARCLVVEDTVTGVTAGVAAGATVVGYSPSPVGHGTPEALRAAGAVQVMAHMNELPGLLVTG, translated from the coding sequence ATGAAATTTGAAGCAATCTTGTTCGACTGCGACGGCGTTCTGGTCGACAGCGAACCCATCACCAACGGCGTGCTGTGCGCCATGCTGGGCGAGGCGGGCTGGGCGCTCTCCAGTGAAGAGTGCATGCGCCTCTTCATTGGCAAAACCGTGCGCAGCGAGGCGGCCCGCATCGAGGCCCACACCGGCCAACCGCTCACCGATGCCTGGATGGCTGATTTTTACGCACGCCGCAATGCGCGGCTTGATGCCGAATTGTTGGCCATTGATGGCGCCGTGGCCGCCGTGCAGGCGGTGCACGCCGCATTGGGTGGGCGCATTGCCTGTGCCTCGGGGGCCGACCGGTTCAAGGTGGAAATGCAGCTGCAGAAGGTGGGCCTGGCGCCGTACTTTGCCGGGCGTATTTTCAGCGGCCACGAAATGCCGGCCACCAAGCCCGCACCCGACGTCTACCTGGCGGCCGCCGCCGCCCTGGGGGTGCCGCCTGCGCGCTGCCTGGTGGTGGAAGACACAGTGACCGGCGTGACCGCCGGAGTGGCCGCGGGCGCTACCGTGGTGGGCTACAGCCCGTCGCCCGTGGGGCATGGCACGCCCGAGGCCTTACGCGCCGCTGGGGCGGTGCAGGTCATGGCGCACATGAATGAGTTGCCGGGGCTGCTGGTCACAGGCTGA
- a CDS encoding YchJ family metal-binding protein — translation MPPALPKKPGVCPCGHLSSRHVPLAFDDCCGRYIDHFETCPAPDAELLMRSRYSAFVRERADYLQATWHAPERPAVLDFDPGARWLGLEVRAHRSTGPDQAEVEFVARYRVAGSAVRLHERSRFVREAGRWYYVDGYQF, via the coding sequence ATGCCACCCGCATTGCCCAAAAAACCAGGGGTCTGCCCCTGTGGCCATCTGTCGTCACGGCATGTGCCGCTGGCCTTTGACGACTGCTGCGGGCGCTATATCGACCACTTTGAGACCTGCCCTGCGCCCGATGCCGAGTTGCTCATGCGTTCGCGCTACAGCGCCTTTGTGCGGGAGCGGGCCGACTACTTGCAGGCCACCTGGCATGCGCCCGAGCGCCCGGCGGTGCTGGACTTTGATCCCGGCGCACGCTGGCTGGGACTGGAAGTGCGCGCCCACCGTAGCACCGGGCCAGACCAGGCCGAGGTCGAATTCGTCGCCCGCTACCGTGTGGCGGGTAGCGCCGTGCGCCTGCATGAACGCAGCCGCTTTGTGCGCGAGGCCGGGCGCTGGTACTACGTGGATGGCTATCAATTTTGA
- a CDS encoding DUF4197 domain-containing protein, translating into MLRRTFHQATASILCLAALRQAHALTLGDLSSADASSGLKAALGQGASAAVALLGRSDGFLGNPLVRIPLPGALEDAAKLLRKLGQGKRIDELVTTINRAAEAAVPMGKDLLVSAVQDMSVTDARKILTGGDTSVTEFFAEKTRLPLGERFLPVVTQATEQVGLTQKYNAFASKASSFGLMSKEDANLSQYVTGKTLDGLYRMIGEEEKKIRQNPLGNGSAIVQKVFGALR; encoded by the coding sequence ATGTTGCGCCGTACTTTCCACCAGGCTACTGCCAGCATTCTGTGCCTGGCCGCCCTGCGCCAGGCGCACGCACTGACGCTGGGCGACCTCTCCAGTGCCGACGCCAGCAGCGGGTTGAAGGCCGCGCTGGGCCAGGGCGCCAGTGCTGCCGTGGCCCTGCTGGGGCGCAGCGATGGCTTCTTGGGCAACCCTCTGGTGCGCATCCCGCTGCCGGGCGCCCTGGAAGATGCCGCCAAGCTGTTGCGCAAATTGGGCCAGGGCAAGCGTATTGATGAGTTGGTGACCACCATCAACCGGGCTGCCGAGGCGGCCGTGCCCATGGGCAAGGATTTGCTGGTGAGCGCCGTGCAGGACATGTCGGTGACCGATGCGCGCAAAATTCTCACCGGCGGAGACACCTCGGTCACCGAGTTTTTTGCGGAAAAAACGCGCCTGCCCCTTGGCGAGCGCTTTCTGCCTGTGGTCACGCAGGCCACCGAGCAGGTGGGCCTGACCCAGAAGTACAACGCCTTTGCCAGCAAGGCTTCCAGCTTTGGCTTGATGAGCAAGGAAGACGCCAATCTGTCCCAGTACGTCACAGGCAAGACGCTCGATGGCCTGTACCGGATGATTGGCGAGGAAGAAAAAAAGATTCGCCAGAACCCCCTGGGCAACGGCAGTGCCATCGTGCAGAAGGTGTTTGGCGCGCTGCGCTGA
- a CDS encoding YetF domain-containing protein, protein MWNLSVPWWEFVLRGVVVYLFLLVFLRLTGKRQTGQYAPFDLVLLLILSNAVQNSMNAGDDSLIGGLISASTLISCHVALSHLTYRFRRLERLIDGRPRVLVQDGKVDEVLMQSERISPSDLAAALRAGGCLHAHEVARATIEVNGQITVVLRPTSLSPGLS, encoded by the coding sequence ATGTGGAATCTGAGCGTGCCATGGTGGGAATTTGTACTGCGCGGTGTGGTGGTGTACCTGTTTCTACTGGTTTTCCTGCGCCTGACGGGCAAACGGCAGACCGGGCAGTACGCACCGTTCGATCTGGTGCTGCTGCTGATTTTGTCCAACGCCGTGCAGAACTCGATGAATGCCGGAGACGACTCACTGATCGGCGGGCTGATCTCGGCCAGCACGCTGATCAGTTGCCATGTCGCGCTGTCGCACCTCACTTACCGTTTTCGCCGGCTCGAACGCCTGATTGACGGACGCCCGCGGGTGCTGGTGCAAGACGGCAAGGTGGACGAAGTACTGATGCAGAGCGAACGGATTTCCCCCAGCGACCTGGCGGCCGCCTTGCGCGCGGGCGGCTGCCTGCACGCGCACGAGGTGGCCCGCGCCACGATCGAGGTCAACGGGCAAATCACGGTGGTGCTGCGGCCCACATCCCTTTCGCCCGGCCTGTCATAA
- a CDS encoding alpha/beta hydrolase has product MPFAHVNGQKLYYEDTGGDGPVIVFSHGLLMDSSMFAPQVQALRGQWRCITWDERGHGQTANPAHCDPFTYYDSANDLAALLAHLSVHKAVLAGMSQGGYLSLRCALTHPELVRALVLIDTQALQEDPQKMAGHEVLVKAWLEGGLSDEIAAVVAHTILGDGWADAPLWQAKWKQVTVPNLLQCFTTLGSRDDISERIRAITVPALVVHGALDHAIDLQRAQAMADALPHAQMVVVPDGGHASNLTHPEPVNAALKAFLGRL; this is encoded by the coding sequence ATGCCTTTCGCGCACGTCAATGGCCAGAAGTTGTATTACGAAGACACGGGCGGAGACGGCCCGGTCATCGTTTTCTCCCACGGGCTGCTCATGGACAGCAGCATGTTTGCACCGCAAGTGCAGGCCTTGCGCGGCCAGTGGCGCTGCATCACTTGGGACGAGCGTGGCCATGGCCAGACGGCCAATCCGGCACACTGCGACCCCTTTACCTACTACGACTCGGCCAACGACCTGGCGGCGCTGCTGGCGCACCTGAGCGTGCACAAAGCCGTGCTGGCCGGCATGTCGCAGGGTGGCTATCTGTCGCTGCGCTGCGCGCTCACGCACCCCGAACTGGTGCGTGCGCTGGTGCTGATCGACACGCAGGCGCTGCAGGAAGATCCGCAAAAAATGGCAGGCCATGAGGTGCTGGTAAAGGCCTGGCTGGAGGGTGGGCTGTCTGACGAGATTGCGGCGGTGGTGGCGCACACCATCCTGGGCGACGGCTGGGCCGACGCGCCGCTGTGGCAAGCCAAGTGGAAGCAGGTGACCGTGCCCAACCTGCTGCAGTGCTTTACCACCCTGGGCAGCCGCGACGACATCAGCGAGCGCATCCGCGCCATTACCGTACCCGCGCTGGTGGTGCATGGCGCGCTCGACCATGCGATTGATCTGCAAAGAGCCCAGGCCATGGCCGACGCCTTGCCCCACGCGCAGATGGTGGTGGTGCCGGACGGCGGGCACGCCAGCAACCTCACACACCCCGAGCCCGTGAATGCCGCCTTGAAGGCGTTTTTGGGCCGCTTGTAA
- a CDS encoding acyl-CoA dehydrogenase family protein encodes MLLTQDQEMIRDAVRDFAQEQIAPHAARWDKEHHFPKDVHQGLAALGAYGICVPEEFGGAQLDYLTLALVLEEIAAGDGGTSTAISVTNCPVNAILMRYGNAQQKRDWLTPLAQGQMLGAFCLTEPHVGSDASALRTTAVKDGDEYVINGVKQFITSGKNGHVAIVIAVTDKGAGKKGMSAFLVPTSNPGYVVARIEDKLGQHSSDTAQINFDHCRVPAENLIGAEGEGYKIALGALEGGRIGIAAQSVGMARSAFDAALAYSKERESFGTAIFNHQAVGFRLADCATQIEAARQLIWHAAALRDAGKPCLKEAAMAKLFASEMAERVCSAAIQSLGGYGVVSDFPVERIYRDVRVCQIYEGTSDVQKIIIQRALA; translated from the coding sequence ATGTTGCTGACCCAAGACCAGGAAATGATCCGTGACGCGGTGCGCGATTTTGCACAAGAGCAGATCGCACCCCACGCCGCGCGTTGGGACAAGGAACACCATTTCCCCAAAGATGTGCACCAGGGACTGGCGGCGCTCGGTGCCTATGGCATCTGCGTGCCCGAAGAGTTTGGCGGCGCGCAGCTCGATTACCTCACACTCGCTCTGGTGCTCGAAGAAATCGCGGCGGGCGACGGCGGCACCAGCACCGCCATCAGTGTCACCAACTGCCCCGTCAACGCCATTCTCATGCGCTACGGCAACGCCCAGCAAAAGCGCGATTGGCTCACGCCGCTGGCGCAGGGCCAGATGCTGGGGGCGTTCTGCCTGACCGAGCCGCATGTGGGCTCAGACGCTTCGGCCCTGCGCACCACGGCGGTGAAGGACGGCGACGAATACGTCATCAACGGCGTCAAGCAATTCATCACCAGCGGCAAGAACGGCCATGTGGCCATCGTCATCGCCGTGACCGACAAGGGCGCGGGTAAAAAAGGCATGAGCGCCTTCCTCGTGCCCACCAGCAACCCCGGCTATGTGGTGGCGCGGATTGAAGACAAGCTCGGCCAGCATTCCAGCGACACGGCGCAGATCAACTTCGACCACTGCCGCGTCCCGGCGGAGAACCTGATCGGCGCCGAGGGCGAGGGCTACAAGATCGCACTGGGTGCCCTGGAGGGCGGACGCATCGGCATCGCCGCGCAAAGCGTGGGCATGGCGCGCAGTGCGTTCGACGCGGCGCTGGCGTATTCCAAGGAGCGGGAGAGTTTTGGCACGGCCATTTTCAATCACCAGGCCGTGGGTTTTCGCCTGGCCGACTGCGCCACGCAGATCGAGGCCGCGCGCCAGCTCATCTGGCATGCCGCCGCGCTGCGCGATGCAGGTAAGCCCTGCCTGAAGGAAGCTGCCATGGCCAAGCTCTTTGCCAGCGAGATGGCCGAGCGCGTGTGCAGCGCCGCCATCCAGTCGCTGGGCGGCTACGGCGTGGTGAGCGACTTCCCGGTCGAACGCATCTACCGCGACGTGCGTGTGTGCCAGATCTACGAAGGCACGAGCGACGTGCAGAAAATCATCATCCAGCGCGCGCTGGCCTGA
- a CDS encoding SDR family oxidoreductase, translating into MTTLLVMGASRGIGLELVRQYAAEGCRVIATVRDDAGRARVQALGAEALTVDVANPASVSGLAWQLDGEKLDLAFYVAGVMRRPGAHTPPTQQDFDAVMHTNVLGAMQAIPQVAPLVEAAGGVFAFLSSSMSQIGSVGESSAWLYRTSKAALNMAVAAAQHDYPGAALVTIDPGWVQTDMGGETAPLTVETSVRGMRQTLSHLTAADKGQLLHHDGRRAAHW; encoded by the coding sequence ATGACGACACTCCTTGTCATGGGCGCATCGCGGGGCATCGGCCTCGAACTGGTGCGCCAGTACGCCGCCGAAGGCTGCCGCGTGATTGCCACCGTGCGTGACGACGCCGGGCGCGCGCGCGTGCAGGCGCTGGGCGCCGAGGCGTTGACCGTCGATGTTGCCAACCCTGCCAGCGTCAGCGGCCTGGCCTGGCAGCTCGACGGCGAGAAGCTTGACCTGGCGTTCTACGTGGCCGGCGTGATGCGCCGCCCCGGCGCCCACACACCACCCACGCAGCAGGACTTTGATGCGGTCATGCACACCAATGTGCTCGGCGCCATGCAGGCCATCCCGCAGGTGGCTCCGCTGGTGGAGGCTGCGGGCGGCGTGTTCGCTTTCCTGTCGTCGTCGATGTCGCAGATTGGCAGCGTGGGCGAGAGCAGCGCCTGGCTGTACCGCACCAGCAAGGCTGCGCTCAACATGGCCGTAGCCGCAGCGCAGCACGACTACCCCGGCGCCGCGCTGGTCACCATCGACCCTGGCTGGGTACAAACCGACATGGGCGGCGAGACAGCGCCCCTCACGGTCGAGACCAGCGTGCGCGGCATGCGCCAGACGCTGTCCCACCTCACGGCGGCCGACAAGGGCCAGCTGTTGCACCACGACGGGCGCCGCGCTGCGCATTGGTAA
- a CDS encoding acetyl-CoA C-acyltransferase: MTTPSQDPIVIVGAARTPMGSFQGDFSALAAHDLGGAAIAAAVARAGVSPDQVGEVLFGNCLMAGQGQAPARQAAFKGGLPKEAGAVTLSKMCGSGMKAAMFAHDMLLAGSHEVMVAGGMESMTNAPYLLQKGRGGYRLGHDRIFDHMMLDGLEDAYEPGRSMGTFGEDCAAKYGFTRAQQDAFATASVERAKAATASGAFAAEITPVTVKTRAGEVVVSVDEGPGKVKLDKIPSLKPAFKKDGTITAASSSSINDGAAALVMMRQSTAAKLGCKPLARIVSHATHAQEPEWFATAPLGATQKALAKAGWNAGDVDLWEINEAFAVVPMALMTELDLSHDKVNVNGGACALGHPIGASGARIMVTLMYALQARGLKKGLATLCIGGGEATAVALELL, translated from the coding sequence ATGACTACACCATCCCAGGACCCCATCGTCATCGTCGGCGCAGCGCGCACCCCCATGGGGTCTTTCCAGGGCGATTTTTCGGCCCTCGCGGCGCATGACCTGGGCGGCGCCGCCATTGCTGCTGCTGTCGCACGTGCAGGGGTGTCGCCCGACCAGGTGGGCGAAGTACTGTTTGGCAACTGCCTGATGGCTGGCCAGGGCCAGGCACCTGCACGCCAGGCCGCCTTCAAGGGCGGTCTGCCCAAAGAAGCCGGTGCCGTGACGCTGAGCAAAATGTGTGGCTCTGGCATGAAGGCTGCGATGTTTGCGCACGACATGTTGCTGGCCGGTTCGCATGAGGTCATGGTCGCCGGGGGGATGGAAAGCATGACCAATGCCCCCTACCTGCTGCAAAAAGGCCGTGGCGGCTACCGCCTGGGCCACGACCGCATCTTCGACCACATGATGCTCGACGGCCTGGAAGACGCTTACGAACCCGGCCGCTCCATGGGCACCTTTGGCGAAGACTGCGCCGCAAAATACGGTTTCACCCGTGCCCAGCAGGACGCCTTCGCCACAGCCAGCGTCGAGCGTGCCAAGGCCGCCACGGCATCGGGTGCCTTTGCTGCTGAAATCACCCCCGTCACCGTCAAGACCCGTGCGGGCGAAGTGGTGGTGTCGGTGGACGAAGGCCCGGGCAAGGTCAAGCTGGACAAAATCCCCAGCCTCAAGCCTGCCTTCAAGAAGGACGGGACGATTACCGCCGCGTCCAGCTCGTCCATCAACGACGGTGCCGCTGCGCTGGTCATGATGCGCCAGTCCACCGCCGCAAAACTCGGCTGCAAGCCGCTGGCGCGCATCGTCAGCCACGCCACGCACGCGCAAGAACCCGAATGGTTTGCCACCGCCCCCTTGGGCGCCACGCAAAAGGCCTTGGCCAAAGCGGGCTGGAATGCGGGCGATGTCGATCTGTGGGAAATCAACGAAGCCTTTGCCGTGGTGCCCATGGCGCTGATGACAGAGTTGGATCTGTCGCACGACAAGGTCAACGTCAACGGCGGTGCCTGCGCATTGGGCCACCCCATTGGTGCCAGTGGTGCGCGCATCATGGTGACGCTCATGTACGCACTGCAGGCGCGCGGCCTGAAGAAAGGCCTGGCCACGTTGTGCATCGGCGGTGGCGAAGCGACAGCCGTTGCGCTGGAACTGCTGTAA